The sequence CTGAATTGTTGTTCTAATAAAAAATCATCAATCTGTTTAGCTACATTTTCGTTAAATACAACGTCATCTAAATTAACGTCACTTCGGTCGATATAATAAAAAGAACTCATTATTTTTTGATGTATGAATTTGAATATTTACGCAAGCTTTTGTTTGATATAAAAATAGCAAAAAGCATAAAGACTACGGCAATGATAAATGGCGCGCCTGGAAATAAAAATGGTGCTTCGTCGTGTGTGAAATAATAAAATACATTGGTCATTAATAACGGACCAAATATGGCTGTTGCACTGTTTAAACTGGCTAATGTTCCTTGAATTTGGCCTTGCTCGGTTGCCGGAATATGTGTAGTTATTTCGGTTTGCATGGCTGGACCAGCGATTCCGCCTAAACAATACGGAATTAAAAAGACAAACATCATCCAACTTTCTTGTGCGAAAGCAAATAGTAAAAGACCTAAACAGTTTAAGGAAAGTCCGATTAAAATACTTTTAGAATTACCTAATTTCGGATTTACCCAACGGATTAATCCTCCTTGTACAACAGCAACTAAAAATCCGATAACACCAAGAGAAATACCGACCATTTGCTCGTCCCATTTAAATCGATACATCGTATAAAAACTCCAGTTTCCGTGAATGGCATGCGAAGCTAAATACATAAAGAAAATGGCGCTCGCTAACCCTAATACTTCAGGGAATTTTTTTAATCGTAAAAGTGCTCCAACCGGATTCGCAGTTTTCCATTCAAAAGCTCTTCTTTTTTCTTTAGGTAAGGATTCTGGAAGGACAAATATTCCGTATAAAAAGTTTACAAAACATAAAATGGCTGCTGCATAAAAAGGAACTCGCGAACCGTATTGACCTAAAAGTCCACCAATAACTGGTCCGATGATAAATCCAACTCCAAAAGTAGCGCCAATCATACCAAAGTTTTTTGCTCTATTTTCGGGGGTACTTACATCGGCAATATAAGCCGTTGCGGTTGATATACTTGCTCCGGTAATTCCAGCGATAATTCTTCCTAAGAAAACCAATCCAATAGTAGGAGCGACCGCTAAAAGTAGGTAATCTAATCCAAAAGCTAAAAGGGAGATTAATAAAACTGGTCGTCTTCCGTATTTATCACTTAAATTTCCGATAAAAGGAGCAAAGATAAATTGTGTAAATGCGTAAGCGAAAGCTAGCCATCCACCAATCTTAGCTGCTTCTGTAATGTCTGATTGTAGAAGTTCTTCAAGTAATTTTGGAATAACGGGAATGATAATCCCAATTCCAATTACGTCAAGTAATATGGTAATTAGTATGAAACCAACTGCAGCTGATTTTTTTGATGATGACATAGTTTTATTTTTTTCAAAGCTACGAAATAAATCTTTTGAGCATAAAAAAAGTCCTTCGAAGTGAAGGACTTTTTGATATGAAAAACAATCTACTAAAGTTCAAAAGCTCTTTTTGGA comes from Flavobacterium sp. I3-2 and encodes:
- a CDS encoding TCR/Tet family MFS transporter, producing the protein MSSSKKSAAVGFILITILLDVIGIGIIIPVIPKLLEELLQSDITEAAKIGGWLAFAYAFTQFIFAPFIGNLSDKYGRRPVLLISLLAFGLDYLLLAVAPTIGLVFLGRIIAGITGASISTATAYIADVSTPENRAKNFGMIGATFGVGFIIGPVIGGLLGQYGSRVPFYAAAILCFVNFLYGIFVLPESLPKEKRRAFEWKTANPVGALLRLKKFPEVLGLASAIFFMYLASHAIHGNWSFYTMYRFKWDEQMVGISLGVIGFLVAVVQGGLIRWVNPKLGNSKSILIGLSLNCLGLLLFAFAQESWMMFVFLIPYCLGGIAGPAMQTEITTHIPATEQGQIQGTLASLNSATAIFGPLLMTNVFYYFTHDEAPFLFPGAPFIIAVVFMLFAIFISNKSLRKYSNSYIKK